A window of Juglans regia cultivar Chandler chromosome 7, Walnut 2.0, whole genome shotgun sequence contains these coding sequences:
- the LOC108995083 gene encoding lipase-like isoform X2: protein MGKRRWLISAIFIYLIAFSIGRELRVREDHSSIYNHTLARILVSYASAVYVADLTELFTWTCARCDGLIKGFVGVAKDLNAIVIAFRGTQEHSIMNWIEDLYWKQLDLNYPGMDDAMVHHGFYYAYHNTTIRPAVLNAVKRAKELYGEIPIMVTGHSMGGAMASFCGIDLKVNHEAQNVQVMTFGQPRIGNAVFASYYNKLVPKTIRVTNDRDIVPHLPPYYYYFPQKTYHHFPREVWLYNIGLGSLVYKIEKVCDGTGEDSSCSRSVTGTSISDHLVYYGVELMSGVPGTCRIVMDPLIAEYGTRDLSGNFVLSRVPTTPAIRLNTEAGIEGRSILN, encoded by the exons ATGGGAAAGCGGAGGTGGTTGATATCGgcaatatttatatacttaattgCTTTCTCTATTGGGAGAG AACTCAGGGTCAGGGAGGATCATAGCTCCATTTATAATCATACCCTGGCCAGGATATTGGTGTCGTATGCATCTGCA GTGTACGTAGCAGATTTGACAGAGTTATTTACTTGGACATGTGCAAGATGTGATGGTTTGATCAAG GGCTTTGTTGGAGTGGCAAAAGATCTTAATGCTATCGTAATTGCGTTTAGAGGAACTCAGGAACACAG CATAATGAATTGGATTGAAGACTTGTATTGGAAACAGCTTGACTTAAACTACCCTGGCATGGATGATGCAATG GTGCACCATGGATTTTATTATGCTTACCACAACACAACTATACGCCCTGCAGTTTTAAATGCTGTTAAAAGGGCAAAGGAGTTGTATGGAGAAATTCCCATTATGGTGACTGGGCACTCAATGGGAGGGGCAATGGCCTCCTTTTGTGGAATTGATCTAAAG GTTAATCATGAGGCCCAGAATGTTCAAGTTATGACATTTGGACAACCTCGTATTGGCAATGCAGTTTTTGCATCTTACTACAACAAACTTGTCCCGAAAACAATACGAGTCACAAATGATCGTGATATTGTGCCTCATTTACCTCCATACTATTACTATTTTCCTCAAAAGACATACCACCACTTCCCAAGAGAG GTTTGGCTTTACAACATTGGATTGGGAAGTCTTGTATATAAAATTGAGAAGGTCTGTGATGGTACTGGGGAAGACTCATCCTGTAGCAG GTCAGTGACTGGTACCAGTATCTCAGACCATTTAGTTTATTATGGTGTCGAATTAATGTCCGGAGTACCAGGAACGTGTAGAATTGTGATGGATCCTCTCATTGCAGAGTACGGCACAAGGGATCTTAGCGGAAACTTTGTCTTGTCCAGAGTTCCTACTACTCCAGCTATAAGATTGAATACAGAAGCAGGAATTGAGGGCAGATCCATATTGAATTAA
- the LOC108995083 gene encoding lipase-like isoform X1 — MGKRRWLISAIFIYLIAFSIGRELRVREDHSSIYNHTLARILVSYASAVYVADLTELFTWTCARCDGLIKGFEVIELVVDIQHCLQGFVGVAKDLNAIVIAFRGTQEHSIMNWIEDLYWKQLDLNYPGMDDAMVHHGFYYAYHNTTIRPAVLNAVKRAKELYGEIPIMVTGHSMGGAMASFCGIDLKVNHEAQNVQVMTFGQPRIGNAVFASYYNKLVPKTIRVTNDRDIVPHLPPYYYYFPQKTYHHFPREVWLYNIGLGSLVYKIEKVCDGTGEDSSCSRSVTGTSISDHLVYYGVELMSGVPGTCRIVMDPLIAEYGTRDLSGNFVLSRVPTTPAIRLNTEAGIEGRSILN, encoded by the exons ATGGGAAAGCGGAGGTGGTTGATATCGgcaatatttatatacttaattgCTTTCTCTATTGGGAGAG AACTCAGGGTCAGGGAGGATCATAGCTCCATTTATAATCATACCCTGGCCAGGATATTGGTGTCGTATGCATCTGCA GTGTACGTAGCAGATTTGACAGAGTTATTTACTTGGACATGTGCAAGATGTGATGGTTTGATCAAG GGATTTGAAGTCATAGAGTTAGTTGTTGACATTCAACACTGCTTACAG GGCTTTGTTGGAGTGGCAAAAGATCTTAATGCTATCGTAATTGCGTTTAGAGGAACTCAGGAACACAG CATAATGAATTGGATTGAAGACTTGTATTGGAAACAGCTTGACTTAAACTACCCTGGCATGGATGATGCAATG GTGCACCATGGATTTTATTATGCTTACCACAACACAACTATACGCCCTGCAGTTTTAAATGCTGTTAAAAGGGCAAAGGAGTTGTATGGAGAAATTCCCATTATGGTGACTGGGCACTCAATGGGAGGGGCAATGGCCTCCTTTTGTGGAATTGATCTAAAG GTTAATCATGAGGCCCAGAATGTTCAAGTTATGACATTTGGACAACCTCGTATTGGCAATGCAGTTTTTGCATCTTACTACAACAAACTTGTCCCGAAAACAATACGAGTCACAAATGATCGTGATATTGTGCCTCATTTACCTCCATACTATTACTATTTTCCTCAAAAGACATACCACCACTTCCCAAGAGAG GTTTGGCTTTACAACATTGGATTGGGAAGTCTTGTATATAAAATTGAGAAGGTCTGTGATGGTACTGGGGAAGACTCATCCTGTAGCAG GTCAGTGACTGGTACCAGTATCTCAGACCATTTAGTTTATTATGGTGTCGAATTAATGTCCGGAGTACCAGGAACGTGTAGAATTGTGATGGATCCTCTCATTGCAGAGTACGGCACAAGGGATCTTAGCGGAAACTTTGTCTTGTCCAGAGTTCCTACTACTCCAGCTATAAGATTGAATACAGAAGCAGGAATTGAGGGCAGATCCATATTGAATTAA